GAACGATCTCAGAAATATTCACATTGCGGATCCGATCGGCGGAGCAAATGGGAGTGTCACATCGCCCGTCTTGATGGGGCTTACAAACGCCTTTCTCGAGGTCCGTGCAAAAATGGAGCGCAAAGAGTGACATCGTTTTGCGCCGCTAACGGCGGAATGCTCCGCTTCGGCGGCTTTGCGCAGGAACCGTCCAGCAAAGGCGCAAAATAGTGGCAAGCACCGCTATTCCGGTTCAAGTCGTCTGTTATCGAATCCGTTTCTCTGCCTGGCGGCATCAGAGCAACGTCCGGCCGCCGTTGACGGCAAGTTTCTGGCCCGTGATGAAATCCGCCTTGCTCGAGGCGAGAAAGACGACGGCGTCGGCGATGTCTTCCGGCTTGCCGAAATGGGCCATGGGCGTCTGCGCGAGATAGCCTTCCTTTGCCTGCTGGGAAGCATCGGTATGGCGCTCGACCGGAATCCAGCCAGGCGCGATGAGATTGACGGTGATGCCTTCCGGCGCGAGCTCTCTCGCCCAGGAGCGCGTCATCGAAAGCATAGCGCCTTTGGCGGCAGCATAATTGCCGAAATTCGGATTGCCGAGCTCAGCGATCTCGGAACCGATGTTGATGACGCGGCCCGACTTGCGCGCCCGCCAGTCCGGCAGCACGGCTTGCAGCAGTTCCAGCGGCGCCTTGACGAAGAATTCGAGCTGGTCGAGGTAAGTCCGCCAGGATTGCTCCATGAGCGGCATGTCCGGCTGAGGACCGGTCGCGTTGTTGACGATGAGATCGACCGGTCCGAGCGATGCCCTGATCTTTTCCAGACCATCCACGAGCTGATCCTTGTCGATCACGCTGAATTTCGCGGCATAAGCCTGCCCACCACGCTGCCGAATGGTATCGGCGATCTTCTCGGCCCTCTGAGTGTCGCTCGCATAGTTGACGGCGACGGCCCAGCCGGCCTCGGCAAGCTCCAAGGCGATCACCGCACCCAGACCGCGAGAGGCGCCCGTTACCAGCGCTACTTTCATGATATCCCTCCTTGGGGGCGTCCTGCCCTTTTCCTCAATGGCTCTAAGCTTGGCCAGTAGCACGCTGTCTCACCTGCGAACAATACGTCCACGGATGGCCGAAAGCGCATTCCGGCCATCCATTTCAGATATGGATGTTACCAGCGATGATGAACATGAGGCGCGATCAGGCGCTCGTAGATCTCACGCGTCGCCGCCATGACATCGGCCGGAAGCGGAGCGAGATCGGCGGCGGCTGCATTAGCCTTTGCCTGCTCGGCATTGCGGGCGCCAGGGATGACGACGGTGACGGCATCGTTCATCAGGATCCAACGGAGCGCAAAGGCAGCCATGCTCGCGCCGGCCGGAACCAGCTTGCGCACCTCTTCCACGGCCTGGAGACCAACTTCGAACGGTACGCCGGCAAAGGTCTCGCCGACATCGAAGGCCTCGCCATGACGGTTGAAATTGCGATGGTCATCGCTGGCGAATTGCGTGTCGCGGGTGATCTTGCCGGAGAGCAGGCCGGAGGCCAGCGGCACGCGGGCGATGACGGCGACGTTCTTGCGTCTGGCCTCCTTGAAGAATAGATGGTCGGGACGCTGACGGAAGATGTTGTAGATGATCTGGATGCTGAGCACGCCCGGATATTCGATCGCCTTCAGCGCTTCCTCGACCTTCTCGACGCTGACGCCGTATCCTTTGATCTTGCCGGCCTTCTGCAATTCGTCGAGCTCGGCAAAAATGTCCGGCCGATAGAGAACTTCGGTCGGCGGGCAATGAAGCTGGACGAGATCAAGGCTCTCGACGCCGAGGTTCTTCAGGCTGCGGTCGATGAAGCCTTCGAGATTGGCCTTGGTATAGCCGTCGGCCACATGCGGGCTCAGCCGGCGGCCAGCCTTCGTCGCCACCATCGGCCGCGCGCCATCGCGCGCCTTCAGCACATCCGCGATGATCTTTTCCGAGCGACCGTCGCCATAGACATCGGCGGTATCGATGAAGGTCATGCCGGCATCGAGAGCGGCATTCAACGCCGCGCGACCGTCGGCCTCGCTGACATCGCCCCATGCGCCGCCGATCTGCCAGGCGCCGAAGCCGACATCGGTCACGATAAAGGGCGTCCGTCCGAAAGCATGATGTCTCATGAGAATCTCCTCTCTTTTATTTGTATGATGATAGCGCAGTAGCAGCCGTCCGACAGGGCCACAAGCGTACATTGGCGATCAAGGATCGCAATCGCGTGACTGAGAAACAGGGCGAGGCGGGCCGACTCACGAAACCGTTGGATGAAGCCGCTGGCGCGGTATTCATTGCGCCTCTATTTCCTTAAAAGGAAAGACCGGATTTCTGACTGTTATCGGAGCCCATGCCCTCTTTCAGCTTCATCCACGCCGCCGATCTGCATCTTGGTAGCCCTTTCCAGGGGCTCGCCTTGAAGGACGCCGCCGTCGCTGCCGTCTTCGTGGAAGCGAGCCGCAAGGCCTTCTCGACGCTTGTCGGGCTGGCGATCGAAAAGCGGGTCGATTTCTTCGTCATTGCCGGCGATGTCTATGATGGGGATTGGAAGGACAACAAGATCGGCCTGTTCTTCAATCGCGAGATGGCGCGGCTGGAGCGGGCGGGAATTCCGGTCTATCTGCTGCGCGGCAATCACGATGCGGCAAGCGTCATCACTAAAACCATCACATTGCCGCCAAACGTCCACGAATTTCCAACCAGCAAGCCTGGCAGTGTCAGGCTGGAAGCACTGAAGGTGGCGCTGCATGGCCAGGGCTTTGCCGAACGCTCCGCCAACGACAATCTGGCGATCACCTATCCCGCACCTGTCTCCGGCTGGTTCAATATCGGTATTCTCCACACTTCGCTGACCGGGCGCGAGCCGCATGCGCTCTATGCCCCATGCTCCGTCGATGATCTGCGGTCGCGCGGCTATGACTACTGGGCGCTCGGCCATGTGCACGATTTCGAAGTGGTGGCTCAGGATCCACTTGTCATTTTTCCAGGCAATCTGCAGGGCCGCAATATCCGTGAACGCGGTGCCAAGGGCGCGGTACTCGTGACCGTGGAAGATGGGCGTCTCCAACATGAGCGCATCATTGTCGACGAGGCGCGTTTCGCGCATGCCGATATTGTCGTTGATCCGGAGGATGATCAGGCGGCGATCCTCCGTCGTGTGGAGCGGGCGGTGCAGCCGATTGCCGATGAGATGGCGGGGCGCATGACCGCATTGCGCGTGCGGCTTTCAGGCGTAACGCCGCTGCATGGCGCGATCGCCGCCAACCGACAGCAATGGCGCGACGAGGTGGAAGCCGCCTGTCACCGCGTGCATGAGGATATCTGGCTGGAAAAGCTGGAACTGCGCCTTGAGCCGCCGCCGGAAAGATCGGCGGAGGCGGACGGCGCGCTCGATCTGCGCCAGCTACTGGCAGACCATGCCGGCGATACGGATATTGCAGCAGAGGCGGCCCGGTTGATCGATGAGATTGCGGTGCGCCTGCCGGGTGGCCTCGGCGCGACGGAACAGCCGCTGGATGACAGCATGGATGCCCTCATCGAAGAGGCGCGACAATTGCTGCTGGCGCGCGGGCAGGGGGCAGGCTGATGCGCTTCACCCGGCTCGATATTCTCCGCTATGGCGCGCTGACCGATCGAGCGATCGATTTTCGCCCCGATGCACGGCTGCATGTGATCTACGGTCCGAACGAGGCGGGCAAATCCTCGGCTTTGAGCGCGATCTCTGATCTTCTCTTCGGTTTCCCGACCGCTGCCGAGCAAAGCTTCCTGCATGAGCCCGGAGCCTTGAGGATCGGCGCTGACATCAGCGCGCGTGACGGTGCACGCTTAAGCTTCCGCCGCCGCCGCGGCCGCAAGGGCACGCTTCTTGCGCCCGACGACAAGGAGACGGCGCTCGCCGAAGATGCGCTTGCGCCCTTCCTCGGTAATCTGAACCGCGATGTCTTCGAGCGCGCCTTCGGTCTCGATTCGCAGCGATTGCGGCAGGGCGCGACCGCCATGCTGCGCAGCGGCGGCGAGATCGGCAGCCTGCTATTTTCGGCGGCGTCCGGTCTGACCGGCCTCTCACGCCTGCGCCAGTCGCTGGAAGCGGAGGCTGACGGCATCTATGCGGCCAGGCGCTCGAAGGACCGCGGCTTCTATCAGGCCCTCGACCGTTACGAGGATGCCCGCAAGGCAGAGCGAGACAACGAGCTGAAGTCCGGCGACTGGAAGAAGCTGCTTGCCGAAGCCGCTGAACTTGAGACGGAACTGGAACGCCTGCAAGCGGAGCGGCGCGGTACGCGCGAGGCGCTGGATCGGCTCAAGCGGCTGAAGACCCTACAGCCCCTACTGTCAGAAATCGATGCGGAAACTCATGCGCTCGATGGCCTTTCCGATATTGCCGCCATACCGGACGGCTTTGCCGACAAGCTAGAACAGAGACTGCGGGATAAAGAGACGAGCGAAGCGGAACTGCGACGAGCGCGACAAGCTGTTGCGCGCGCCGAGGAAGATCTCGCACGTATCCAGGTGGATGAAACGCTGTTGCAGATGTCGGGCGATATCACGCAGCTCTTTGCCGATACCGGCAACTACCGCGCCCAGCGTCACGATCTGCCGCGCGTCGATCAGGAACTTGCCGGTTACGACACGACGCTTTCACAGCTTGCCCGTCGCCTCGGTCTTGCCGAAGCCGAGCTGGAACGACAGCAGCCGAGCGATATCGATCGTACTCGCCTGTCCGAATTGGTGGAGCAGGGCAGGCAGCTTGCGCGGCAGATGCAGTCGCTTGCCGAGCAATCCGAGAGCGAACGCCGACAGCTGGCCGCTCTGGAGAGGGACAGCCTTAACGCGCGGCTGATCGATCCGAGACCTTATATTGACCAGCTTGAGGCTTTGGGCAGCGATCTCTCCGCCTTGGCTCGCCTTGATGGGCTGGAAACCCAGATACGTCGCACCGAGGCCGATCTCCGCGAGGCGGCTGGACGGCTGCAGCCACCCGTCGGCGACATTGATGCATTGTTCTCGGTACCGCTGCCGGAAGTGACGGAGATCGCAGGGCATCGCGATATCATCGACGCCGCTCGATTAAAGGTGCGCGAGGCTGCCGGCAAGCTGCAGACCTATGATGAGCAGCTGACGGAGGTAGAACGAACGCTTGTGGATGCCGAGCGCACCGGGCCAGTTGTCACGCGCGAGCAGATCGCCGCTGCACGCGAAAGCCGTGATGCGCAATGGGCCTCCATCCAGGAAAAGTGGAAGGACGGCGCGGCTCCGGAAGCGAAGATCCTTGCGGCACTGACTGCCAGCGTGGCCGAGGCGGACCGTCTGGCCGATGCCGCCCTGAGCGATGCGGATCGGGTCGCGCGCCACGCCGACTATCGTTTGCGGCAGGCGCGTCTGCTGCAGGAGCGGGAGGAGGCTTCCAGTCGGCTCAAGGGCTTCGAGAAGGCGCTGAAGGATGCACAGGAAGCCTTCGCAGCCCTTTTTGAGCGTTGCGGTGTCGATGCCCTCGATCCATCGACGATGCTGGAATGGCTCCGTGGAGTGGAGCTGCTGCGGCGCGAGCGCAAAGCGTTGCGGGATCTAATCGATCAACGGGATGAGAATGCGTTGGCGGAAAACCGCGTCTTGCCCGCTCTACAGGATATCGTCGAGGCAAGCGGCTATAAGAGCGGCCGCCTTCCGCCGGCAGCGATTGCGGAAGGCCTGCGCAAGCATCTGCGCCTTCTGTCCGAACGCTGGAGCGAAAGCCGCACGCGGGAAGGGGAGATCGGCGCGGCGCGTGAAAGGCTGGTCCGGTTCGACGACCAGCAAAAGAGCTTGGAACGACAGTACACCGATTGGCGCGGCGCATTCGCTAAAGCCGTGGAACTGCTTGGTCTGCCATGCGACACGACCTTGGACATGGCAAATGCCGCCTTGAAGGCATGGCAGGAACTGCCCGATGTCCTGGCGGAGCGCGAAAACCGCCTGCGTCGGGTCAATGGCATGCGGCGCGACATGGCGGATTTCGAGCGGCGGTTGGCGACCCTTGGCGCCAATAGCGGCTATGAGCTGGATCATCTGCCGCCGGATGCCGCTGCCGAGGCACTGCATACCCGCGTCAACGCCATGCGCGGCGAACTGAAGAAGCGCGACGCCCTGGAGGAGGAACGGCAGCGTGGGGAAGGGCTCGTCGTCCGCCAGGAAGCTGCTCTTGCAGCCATCGCCGCTGATCTAGACGGACTGACCGCCGATCTCTGCGGCGTCGAAGACCTGCCGGCACTCCTCTCTCGCCTGCGCGAACGCATGCGTCTGACCGCCCGGCTCGTCGAAAGCCGCGATCGCTTTCGCCAGCAAGCTGACGGCAAGGCCGAAGACGATCTTCGCGCCGAGCTTGCCGGCTTCGAACGCGTCACCGCCGATCTCGAAATCGAGCGATTGACCGAGGAAGATCAGCGGCAGTTCGCCGTGCATGGCGAACTTTCCGCGCGGCTGGCGGAGAACCGCCGGCAACGACAGGCTCTGGAAACGGGCGCCAGTGCCGAATACGCAGTTTTCGAGAAGCTCTCGGCCGAGCAGGATGCAAAGGACCTCGCGCGACAATGGGTCGTGCTGAAGATTGCGGCCCGCATGCTCGCCGGTTCGATGGAGGCTTATCGTGAGAAGCAGGCCGATCCGGTCATCCGGCGTGCCGGTGAGCTGTTCTCGCAGCTGACGGGTGGCCGCTTCTCCCGCCTTGTCGAAGCCCATGATGAAAGCGACGCGCTGCAGTTGCTGGCGGAACGCGCGGCCGGCGAACGCGTGCCGCTCGATGGCCTGAGCGAGGGTACGGGCGACCAGCTTTATCTCGCCCTGCGGCTGGCGTTCCTGGAGGATTATTCCGCTCGCAATGAGCCGGCGCCGTTGATCGTCGACGACATATTCCAGACCTTCGATGACGAGCGCGTTCGGGCCGGTCTGCAGGTGCTGGCCGCAACAGCCGATCGCTTCCAGACGATCCTCTTTACCCATGAGAAGAGCGTGGTCGAGATCGCCAAGAGCGAGATCGGTCGGGGTCTCGATCTGATCCAGCTTTGAATCTCTCTAAGACATCGACGGGATATGCAGTCGCGTCGGTACCACGATCTTGGGGTCCGATTTATCGCGGCTATAGGCCGGATTGAGCGCGCGGTCGATGAAACCCTGCGTGGCGTGAAGCCGGCGCAAGTTCTGCTTTTCCTGCTCGAAGCGCTTCTTTCGCTCGCCGGATTTGTCCGAGCCACGCGACAGCGATTCATGGTGATAAAGACAGGCAAACGGCGTCCAGACGATGCGATAGCCGGCCTTGTGCGCCCGCAGACAATAATCCACGTCATTATAGGCGACCCCGAAATTCTCCTCGTCGAAGAGGCCGATTTTCCGTAGGCAGTTCCCCGAGATCAGCATCACCGCTCCGGTCACGCAGGTCATGGTGTTGCGCACATGCAGCCGGTTCATCGGTCCGCCGAACTCCTTCGGCTTGTTCATGTACCAGTGACCGGCAAGACCGCCGAAACCGATGACTACACCGGCATGCTGCATCTTGTCGTTGGGGAAGAGCAGTTTGGCGCCGACGATGCCGGTCCTGTCATAGGCGAGGCAGGAGACCATTTCCTTCAACCAGTCCGCTTCGATGACCTCGACGTCGTTATTCAGAATGAGATAGTGCTCCCCCGTCGCTGCGCTCAGGCCACGATTGACCGAGCGCGAGAAGTTGAAGGCTTCCGGTATGATAGTCGCCGAGAATCGCGGCTCGCTCTGGCGGTAGCGCTCGTAGAGATCGAGGACCGGTTGATCCGTAGAGCCGTTGTCGATGACCAGAACTTCGAAATTCGGATAATCCGTCTTTTCAAAGAGATCGCCGAGGATGCGTGAAATCAGATCGAAATTGTTTTTGCTCGGAATGACGATCGAGATTTTCGGCCACGCATGCGGGGCTTCGAAGATGATCCGGTGCAGCGTCGTGGTGAGAGCGTCCTCGACGGCGATCGTCTGCTTTAGCCGCTCAAATCGTTCGACCAGCGCCTTCCTGGCGTTCGTTGTGGCGGCCTCCATGAACTTGCGTGAAAAGGTCTTGCCATTGCGGCGCCACCAGTATGCCGGGTAGGGCAGGTGCAGGACGCTCTCCTCCGGAACGCCCTCCAGATAACGCAACAGCAGATCGTAATCCTGCGAGCCGTCGTAGCCCATGCGGAGATAGCCGATCTCCCGAAGGCGATCATGGCGGTAGATGGAAAAATGATTGATGTAATTGACCCCCGTCAGCAGCACGGAATCATAGGCCGGCTTCAACATGACGCCGGTCGGCTTCAAGATGTCGTCGACCACTAGCTCGTCCGTATAGAGGAAATTCGCGTCCGGATTTTGCTCCAGCGTATGCCGGATGAGCTTGAAGGCATGCGGTGCGATGACATCGTCATGATCGAGAAAGGCGATCCATTGTCCCCGTGCTTGGGACAGACCCGCATTGGTAGCGGCCGCGATGCCGCCGTTGCGCTCATTCAGCACAAAGCGGATATCGTCTTTCGATTGCCGGCTCTGATACCATTGCCGCGTTTCCGGCGACGCCGAGCCATCATCGCTCAGGATGAGCTCGGTGCCTGTTTCGCCCTGTTCTTCGAAAGATTTGATGAGGTCGTCCAGATAGCGAGGCGGCGCATTATAGACGGGAACGACGACGCTCAGCCAGGTTCCGGCCGTTGCGGATACCGGTGTCGCCTCCAGTGCGGAGGCAAGCCCATAGCTAGCGTCGGCATATTGCACGGTCAGGCTTGCGGCGCGTCGCCCGAAGCGAAGCCTGGGCAATTTCATCCAATATTGGGGGAGCTTGCCGAGATCGACACGCTTGGTCCGTCCATCCGGTTCAAGAAGGGTCGCAATATATGCCTCGGCCGATTTTTTTGACGCAAAGGTCCTGGCGGCGAACTGGAACGTCGTTGGGAAGCTGGCCGGATCGGCACGCAGGGCGCAAATGGAGCCGACCGAACCGATGTCGGCGGTGATGACGAAGCGGTGCCCTTCCGGAAGCGAGACCGTATCTTTCTCTCGGAAGCCATAGCCGCGATTGATATAGAACTTGGGGTCTAGCGGCTCGTCGGTCGCGACCACATGGATAACGACTAGTTTCTTTCGCATGGGCAAAAATCTGATCTCGAAAGCCGGATCATCCCCCAAGGATTTCCATAGGCTGAGATCGGCGTCAGCAGAGATTTCCCGTTCGAGATCGGCGTTCGGTATGATTTTGAGTGTCATCGAAATATTGATTTCATCCACATGCGAGTAGAGGCATTGCCTGCGAAATTCCTGGCCTAGCCCGCGCCGCTGAGAGGTTCAAAACGTATGCCCGGAAATGTCGGACTGGCATATAGCCGCATTTTCTCGATCGAATGTCGTGTGGCATCGCGGGCAGAAAGCCGCAGCACGCGGTCGCCGATGAGTAGGTCGATAGCGGCAAGCCACTCGTCGGCGGTATTGCCGATGTGAAGTTCCCCAGCAACGACGCATCGTTCGAAAGTCGGGCATCGGGAAAATATGGCTGCTGCCTGCAGGCGGCTGATGTCGATCCGCTTGGTATCCGAACGGCTCGCATTCGTCTTTCCGGACAGAAGAGGGGCCAGAGCGATATCTGCTTGATGATGCTCTGTCTTTGCGAGGTAGGCAGGCCACGAAAGCGGCGGGATGATCG
The Rhizobium sp. 11515TR DNA segment above includes these coding regions:
- a CDS encoding SDR family oxidoreductase, whose product is MKVALVTGASRGLGAVIALELAEAGWAVAVNYASDTQRAEKIADTIRQRGGQAYAAKFSVIDKDQLVDGLEKIRASLGPVDLIVNNATGPQPDMPLMEQSWRTYLDQLEFFVKAPLELLQAVLPDWRARKSGRVINIGSEIAELGNPNFGNYAAAKGAMLSMTRSWARELAPEGITVNLIAPGWIPVERHTDASQQAKEGYLAQTPMAHFGKPEDIADAVVFLASSKADFITGQKLAVNGGRTLL
- a CDS encoding glycosyltransferase family 2 protein, encoding MTLKIIPNADLEREISADADLSLWKSLGDDPAFEIRFLPMRKKLVVIHVVATDEPLDPKFYINRGYGFREKDTVSLPEGHRFVITADIGSVGSICALRADPASFPTTFQFAARTFASKKSAEAYIATLLEPDGRTKRVDLGKLPQYWMKLPRLRFGRRAASLTVQYADASYGLASALEATPVSATAGTWLSVVVPVYNAPPRYLDDLIKSFEEQGETGTELILSDDGSASPETRQWYQSRQSKDDIRFVLNERNGGIAAATNAGLSQARGQWIAFLDHDDVIAPHAFKLIRHTLEQNPDANFLYTDELVVDDILKPTGVMLKPAYDSVLLTGVNYINHFSIYRHDRLREIGYLRMGYDGSQDYDLLLRYLEGVPEESVLHLPYPAYWWRRNGKTFSRKFMEAATTNARKALVERFERLKQTIAVEDALTTTLHRIIFEAPHAWPKISIVIPSKNNFDLISRILGDLFEKTDYPNFEVLVIDNGSTDQPVLDLYERYRQSEPRFSATIIPEAFNFSRSVNRGLSAATGEHYLILNNDVEVIEADWLKEMVSCLAYDRTGIVGAKLLFPNDKMQHAGVVIGFGGLAGHWYMNKPKEFGGPMNRLHVRNTMTCVTGAVMLISGNCLRKIGLFDEENFGVAYNDVDYCLRAHKAGYRIVWTPFACLYHHESLSRGSDKSGERKKRFEQEKQNLRRLHATQGFIDRALNPAYSRDKSDPKIVVPTRLHIPSMS
- a CDS encoding metallophosphoesterase family protein, whose product is MPSFSFIHAADLHLGSPFQGLALKDAAVAAVFVEASRKAFSTLVGLAIEKRVDFFVIAGDVYDGDWKDNKIGLFFNREMARLERAGIPVYLLRGNHDAASVITKTITLPPNVHEFPTSKPGSVRLEALKVALHGQGFAERSANDNLAITYPAPVSGWFNIGILHTSLTGREPHALYAPCSVDDLRSRGYDYWALGHVHDFEVVAQDPLVIFPGNLQGRNIRERGAKGAVLVTVEDGRLQHERIIVDEARFAHADIVVDPEDDQAAILRRVERAVQPIADEMAGRMTALRVRLSGVTPLHGAIAANRQQWRDEVEAACHRVHEDIWLEKLELRLEPPPERSAEADGALDLRQLLADHAGDTDIAAEAARLIDEIAVRLPGGLGATEQPLDDSMDALIEEARQLLLARGQGAG
- a CDS encoding aldo/keto reductase → MRHHAFGRTPFIVTDVGFGAWQIGGAWGDVSEADGRAALNAALDAGMTFIDTADVYGDGRSEKIIADVLKARDGARPMVATKAGRRLSPHVADGYTKANLEGFIDRSLKNLGVESLDLVQLHCPPTEVLYRPDIFAELDELQKAGKIKGYGVSVEKVEEALKAIEYPGVLSIQIIYNIFRQRPDHLFFKEARRKNVAVIARVPLASGLLSGKITRDTQFASDDHRNFNRHGEAFDVGETFAGVPFEVGLQAVEEVRKLVPAGASMAAFALRWILMNDAVTVVIPGARNAEQAKANAAAADLAPLPADVMAATREIYERLIAPHVHHRW
- a CDS encoding ATP-binding protein, yielding MRFTRLDILRYGALTDRAIDFRPDARLHVIYGPNEAGKSSALSAISDLLFGFPTAAEQSFLHEPGALRIGADISARDGARLSFRRRRGRKGTLLAPDDKETALAEDALAPFLGNLNRDVFERAFGLDSQRLRQGATAMLRSGGEIGSLLFSAASGLTGLSRLRQSLEAEADGIYAARRSKDRGFYQALDRYEDARKAERDNELKSGDWKKLLAEAAELETELERLQAERRGTREALDRLKRLKTLQPLLSEIDAETHALDGLSDIAAIPDGFADKLEQRLRDKETSEAELRRARQAVARAEEDLARIQVDETLLQMSGDITQLFADTGNYRAQRHDLPRVDQELAGYDTTLSQLARRLGLAEAELERQQPSDIDRTRLSELVEQGRQLARQMQSLAEQSESERRQLAALERDSLNARLIDPRPYIDQLEALGSDLSALARLDGLETQIRRTEADLREAAGRLQPPVGDIDALFSVPLPEVTEIAGHRDIIDAARLKVREAAGKLQTYDEQLTEVERTLVDAERTGPVVTREQIAAARESRDAQWASIQEKWKDGAAPEAKILAALTASVAEADRLADAALSDADRVARHADYRLRQARLLQEREEASSRLKGFEKALKDAQEAFAALFERCGVDALDPSTMLEWLRGVELLRRERKALRDLIDQRDENALAENRVLPALQDIVEASGYKSGRLPPAAIAEGLRKHLRLLSERWSESRTREGEIGAARERLVRFDDQQKSLERQYTDWRGAFAKAVELLGLPCDTTLDMANAALKAWQELPDVLAERENRLRRVNGMRRDMADFERRLATLGANSGYELDHLPPDAAAEALHTRVNAMRGELKKRDALEEERQRGEGLVVRQEAALAAIAADLDGLTADLCGVEDLPALLSRLRERMRLTARLVESRDRFRQQADGKAEDDLRAELAGFERVTADLEIERLTEEDQRQFAVHGELSARLAENRRQRQALETGASAEYAVFEKLSAEQDAKDLARQWVVLKIAARMLAGSMEAYREKQADPVIRRAGELFSQLTGGRFSRLVEAHDESDALQLLAERAAGERVPLDGLSEGTGDQLYLALRLAFLEDYSARNEPAPLIVDDIFQTFDDERVRAGLQVLAATADRFQTILFTHEKSVVEIAKSEIGRGLDLIQL